The Stratiformator vulcanicus genome has a segment encoding these proteins:
- a CDS encoding VOC family protein produces MQSSPTCEFVPYLSITDAAKAVAFYSRVFRVDPHLLLNMPDGRVMHCEFRIGSARFFVSEELPGHGGTPSPARLGGTTVAIHLYVNDCDAMVKTMIDNDSTVLMAPVDMFWGERFARVRDPFGHEWGISTKLCELTPDEIQTAATKLFSEMSE; encoded by the coding sequence ATGCAGTCATCTCCGACATGCGAATTCGTCCCATACCTAAGCATCACGGACGCCGCAAAGGCTGTCGCGTTCTACTCGCGCGTGTTCAGAGTTGATCCGCACTTGCTCCTTAATATGCCGGATGGGCGTGTGATGCACTGCGAATTTCGTATCGGCAGCGCACGGTTCTTTGTAAGTGAGGAGCTTCCAGGACACGGCGGCACTCCAAGCCCCGCACGACTTGGTGGCACAACTGTCGCGATCCATCTGTACGTTAATGATTGCGACGCGATGGTCAAAACCATGATAGATAATGACTCAACCGTTTTAATGGCCCCAGTTGACATGTTCTGGGGCGAAAGATTTGCGCGCGTTCGTGATCCATTCGGGCATGAGTGGGGTATCTCAACGAAATTGTGTGAATTGACTCCAGACGAGATTCAGACCGCTGCGACAAAATTGTTTTCGGAGATGTCAGAGTAG
- a CDS encoding GIY-YIG nuclease family protein yields the protein MIDAAHAVGYGKQAVFKILRRLGIETFKEQSANHNGQAIAYISMDDFQTLQTDVASRQTAGADESDDDGTTPGIDYGVFYLIQLEPEHDPGRFKVGFATNINDRLRSHKCSAPFATVLKTWPCKRLWERTAIDCATFCCDQLHTEVFRTDDMATVIDRCDQFFALMPNLVDGAGLSGTSEDAEQCVAHGAAGRADS from the coding sequence GTGATCGATGCCGCTCACGCGGTCGGCTACGGGAAACAGGCCGTCTTCAAGATCCTTCGCCGACTTGGGATCGAAACCTTCAAGGAACAGAGTGCGAATCACAATGGGCAGGCCATCGCGTACATCTCGATGGATGACTTTCAAACCCTCCAAACCGATGTTGCTTCGAGACAAACCGCTGGCGCTGACGAATCTGACGATGATGGAACTACGCCGGGGATTGACTACGGTGTCTTTTATCTAATCCAACTCGAACCGGAACACGATCCCGGTCGTTTCAAGGTTGGATTCGCTACAAATATCAACGACCGTCTACGTTCGCACAAATGTTCCGCGCCGTTCGCAACCGTCTTGAAAACATGGCCGTGCAAACGGCTTTGGGAACGGACGGCAATCGACTGTGCAACATTTTGCTGCGACCAATTGCACACCGAAGTTTTCCGAACGGACGACATGGCAACGGTAATTGACCGGTGTGATCAATTCTTCGCCCTGATGCCCAATCTCGTCGATGGCGCAGGCTTGTCTGGCACCTCAGAGGATGCAGAACAATGCGTTGCACACGGAGCCGCGGGCCGCGCGGATTCATGA